One Rosa chinensis cultivar Old Blush chromosome 5, RchiOBHm-V2, whole genome shotgun sequence genomic region harbors:
- the LOC121049298 gene encoding protein FAR1-RELATED SEQUENCE 5-like, whose amino-acid sequence MRSTQRCEGMNSYMKGYLKSGVKLFELIPALDRSLLRLRNKVVEEDFKSNNSSHVLTSSLRKLEDHAGTMFTDSVFEHVRNEIDGIGDLITSRTMVFGSSRVYFTSSYNDNKQEIEYTTVYYPDENNPRMECSCKLFECEGIPCCHIFNVMKHERMNEIPSSLLMKRWTKSAKSDMQISVHGDNVPNEAIEFARYGDLNCFGSKLCFLASKTKEGTDILNREFIRLEPILSDFWKQEKEKIVTPEHCSNIIT is encoded by the exons ATGAGAAGCACTCAGAGATGTGAGGGTATGAACAGCTATATGAAGGGTTATTTGAAAAGCGGTGTGAAATTATTTGAACTTATTCCGGCACTTGATAGGTCATTGTTACGGCTTAGGAACAAGGTTGTGGAAGAGGATTTTAAGTCCAATAACTCTAGTCATGTCCTTACTTCTTCACTTCGAAAATTGGAAGATCATGCAG GTACCATGTTCACTGATAGTGTGTTTGAGCATGTACGTAACGAGATTGATGGGATCGGCGATTTAATAACATCTCGAACTATGGTGTTTGGTTCAAGTCGTGTATACTTTACATCTAGTTACAATGACAACAAACAAGAGATTGAGTACACGACAGTTTACTATCCTGATGAAAACAATCCTCGTATGGAGTGTTCATGTAAGCTGTTTGAATGCGAAGGCATTCCATGTTGTCATATATTTAACGTTATGAAACATGAGCGTATGAATGAGATTCCTTCATCCTTATTAATGAAGAGGTGGACGAAGTCTGCAAAATCTGATATGCAAATATCAGTTCATGGAGACAACGTCCCTAATGAAGCTATAGAATTTGCCAG GTACGGCGATTTAAATTGTTTTGGAAGTAAACTGTGTTTTCTTGCATCGAAAACAAAGGAGGGCACAGACATCCTAAACAGAGAATTCATCAGACTAGAGCCCATACTATCAGACTTTTGGAagcaagagaaagaaaaaattgttaCTCCAGAGCACTGCAGTAATATTATAACATGA